The proteins below are encoded in one region of Carettochelys insculpta isolate YL-2023 chromosome 14, ASM3395843v1, whole genome shotgun sequence:
- the GINS2 gene encoding DNA replication complex GINS protein PSF2 — MDPAEAEFLAEKELVTIIPNFSLDRIYLIGGDLGPFNPGLPVEVPLWLAINLKQRQKCRLIPPEWMDAEKLEEIRDQERKEDAFTPMPSPYYMELTKLLLNYASDNIPKADEIRTLVKDTWDTRLAKLRLSADSFVRQQEAHAKLDHLTLMEINTTGNFLTQALNNMYKLRTNLQPGESAQSQDF, encoded by the exons ATGGATCCTGCCGAGGCCGAGTTCCTGGCCGAAAAGGAGCTGGTGACCATCATCCCCAACTTCAGTCTGGACCGGATCTACCTCATCGGG GGGGATTTGGGTCCCTTTAATCCTGGACTGCCTGTGGAAGTGCCTCTTTGGCTGGCTATTAACCTAAAACAGAGACAGAAGTGTCGGCTAATACCTCCTGAATGGATGGATGCTG AAAAGCTGGAAGAGATCCGGGATCAGGAGCGCAAAGAGGACGCTTTCACTCCAATGCCCAGCCCCTACTACATGGAACTAACCAAGCTGCTGTTAAACTA TGCCTCAGATAACATCCCGAAAGCAGATGAAATCCGAACACTGGTTAAGGATACCTGGGATACACGGCTAGCTAAACTACGTTTGTCTGCAGACAGTTTTGTCAGACAGCAGGAGGCCCATGCCAAG CTGGATCATCTGACCTTGATGGAGATCAACACCACTGGGAATTTTCTTACTCAAGCCTTAAATAACATGTACAAGCTACGTACAAACCTTCAGCCGGGTGAGAGTGCTCAGTCTCAGGATTTCTGA